In Mycolicibacterium aubagnense, the DNA window CGATCATGCGATCTCTCGGGGTACGTGCTCGTGCGCGTGACGGAAGGGAAGGTCGCGGCGCTCGCGAATCTGTCGGGCCAGGCCGCGGACCTAATCAAGATTCCGACTGGCACCGTGACCCAGCATGACGCGAAGCCGTGACGGCTTGATTTCGAGAAATGTTGTCGCACAGAGGTTTATCGAAGGGATACTGACACCATGACCACCGACGCCACGTCGACCGCCCGCGGGCCCGCAGTACCGGATCCATTCCAGCCGGCCAAGCTGGGTCCGGTGACGTTGCGGAACCGGATCATCAAGGCCGCGACGTTCGAAGCGGCCACCCCGAACGCGTTGGTCACCGATGATCTGATCCGGTATCACCAACTGCCCGCCGCGGGTGGGGTCGGGATGACCACCGTGGCCTATTGCGCGGTGTCCCCCGGCGGTCGCACCGATGGCTGGCAGTTGTGGATGCGCCCCGACGCCATCCCCGGGCTACGCAGGTTGACCGACACGATTCATGGTGAGGGTGCGGCGATCAGCGCCCAGATCGGCCACGCCGGGCCGGTCGCCAACGCGCGCACCAACCAGGCCACCGCCCTGGCGCCGGTGCGGTTGTTCAACCCGCTGTCCATGCGGTTCGCCCGCAAGGCCACCCGTGCCGACATCGATGCGGTGATGGCCGCCCACGCGAACGCTGCGAGGTTGGCGATCGAGGCCGGATTCGACGCCGTGGAAGTGCACCTGGGGCACAACTACTTCGCCTCCTCGTTCCTGTCCCCACTGATCAACCGCCGCACCGACGAGTTCGGGGGCTCCCTGGAAAACCGGGCGAAGGTGGCCCGAGGCACCGTGCAGGCGGTCCGGGAAGCCGTGGGTGATCAGATCGCGGTGATCGCCAAGCTCAACATGACCGACGGGGTCCGCGGCGGCATCCCCCTCGACGAATCACTGCAGACCGCACAGTGGCTGCAAGAAGATGGGGCGCTGGATGCGTTGGAGTTGACCGCGGGCAGCTCGCTGGTCAACCCGATGTACCTGTTCCGTGGCGACGCCCCGGTCAAAGAATTCGCCGCCAACTTCAAACCCCCGATCAGCTGGGGCATCCGGATGAGCGGGCACAAGTTCTTCCGCGAATACCCCTACCGGGAGGCCTATCTGCTTGAGCAGGCCCGCCAATTCCGCGCCGAACTGTCGATGCCGCTGATCCTGCTCGGCGGGATCACCAACCGCGACACCATGGATCTGGCCATGGCCGAAGGGTTCGAGTTCGTCGCGATGGGCCGCGCCCTGCTCGCCGAACCCGACCTGCTCAACCGCATCCAATCCGACCGCAGCGTGAGATCAGGCTGCACCCACTGCAACCTGTGCATGCCCACCATCTACAGCCACACCCACTGCGTGGTGACCGGCAAGCCCGACTCCGTCTGACCGGGCTCGTCCACAGAATTTTCGATTGCCAAGATAGGAGTTTGAATGGGTGACTTCGATGGCCTCGTTGCGCTGATCACCGGCGGGGCTCGAGGTATGGGCAGGTCGCACGCGGTGGCCCTTGCCGAGGCGGGTGCGGATATCGCCATCTGCGACCGCTGTGCGGATCACGACGAGATCAAATACCCGCTCGCGACGGAGGACGATCTGGCGACCACCGCCGAGCTGGTCGAGGCGACTGGAAGACGTTGTCTCACAGCGAAATTGTCGACCAGCGACCGTACGGCTCTGGAAGGCTTCGTGGCCGACGTCGAGACCGAATTCGGCCGACTCGATATTGCTGTCACCAACGCCGGCGTCAGCGCCATCGGCTTTCTGCCGGAGGTGCCCTCGGCGCAATGGGACGAAGTGATCGGGTCCAATCTGACGGGCACGTTCAACACGATCGCGGCCGTGGCGCCGGGGATGAAGGCGCGTGGGTACGGGCGGATCGTCACGGTGTCCTCGATGCTGGGGCGCAGCGGAAACTTCGGGCAGGCCGCGTACGCGGCGTCAAAATGGGGCGTCATCGGGCTGACGAAGGTGGCGGCGCACGATCTCGGTGGGTTCGGGATCACCGTCAATGCCGTTGCGCCCGGAAACGTCGAAACCCCAATGACTTTCAACGATGCGCTGTTCGGCGCCATGCGCCCGGATTTGGACCAACCGACGCTCGCCGACGTCGAATCGGTGTTCGCATCTTTGCATCTGCAGCCGGTGGCCTTCATGAAACCGGCTGAAATCACCCGTGCTGTCATGTTTTTGGCGCACCGGGACAGCGTGCACATCACGGGCACCGTCCTGCCGGTTGATGCGGGGGCCACGGCCCGGTTGGGTAGCTGACCTGACCGTGTAACCAGTGTCACTCGCACTTCAAAACAGTGCAATGTACGGTTTTAGTATGAAGTGGATCAGGGTGATGCTGGCGTCGGCCGTGGTGATGAGCATGGCCGGCTGTGGCACAAAACAGGACGCGGCCAAGGACGAATCGGCACAGCAGTCTCCGGCCTGGGACCGCAGCTTCTACTGGGGCACCGCGACGGCGGGGTACCAGGTGGAAGGGGATGCACCCGACAGCAATTGGCGTCGGTACGTCGACCGGACGGCCGGCAAGGCGCACGCTGATCCGTTCGGGGCGGTCGAGCCCTATAAGCAGGCCGACGACTTCCGGCACCGCTACCGCGAGGACATCGCCAACGCACATGCCCTGGGCGTCAACACCTTCCGGTTCGGCGTCGAGTGGGCGCGGGTGATGCCCGAGCCGGGCAAATGGAACGACAAGGAACTCGCCTACTACGACGACGTCGTCGCCACGCTGCGGGCGAACGGCATGACGCCCATGATCACGTTGATGCACTGGGTTTACCCCGGCTGGATCACCGACCGTGGTGGCTTCCTCAACAACGTCGCCGCGTTCGACGACTTCGCAAAGGCCATCACCAAACGCTATGCCGGACAGGGCGTGCTGTGGGTGAGCATCAACGAGCCGCTGGCCTTCGGAGCGATGGAGGTGCGCACCGGTGGCATCAAACCCGACCAGTTCGGCACCTTCCTCGACCGCGTCGCGGACGCGCACCGCGCGGTATACCGCGCCGCGCACGATGCCGACCCGAAGGCGAAGGTCACCACGAACGAGGCCTACATTCCGCCGGAAGTGCTGGCGCAGTTCACCGGTCTCGGGGTGAAAGGCATCGAGGGTTCGTTCTTCGACCGGGTCAAGGACACGCTGGACTATCTCGGGTTCGACTACTACACCGGGACGGCCAAGGACAATCCGGCCGCAAGTCAGAGCATGGCGGAGCGGTGGAACATCAAACTGCAGCCCGAAGACATCTACTACGTGGCACGCCACTACGCCCAGCGGTATCCAGGGTTGCCGATCTACGTCGTCGAGAACGGCATGGTCACCGACAACGGCAAGCCCCGAGCCGACGGCGTGACCCGGTCCCAACACCTCAGCGACACCGTCTTCTGGCTGCAGCGCGCCAAAGCCGACGGCATCCCGATCATCGGCTACAACTACTGGTCCCTGCTCGACAACTACGAATGGGGCAGCTACCGGCCCCGGTTCGGCCTGTACTCCGTTGACGCCCTGGGCGATCCGGCGCTGCGCCGGGTACCCACCGATGCTGTACCGACCTACCGCCAGATCACCCGCGACGGCGGCACCCCGCCCGGATACCGGCCGGTGATCCCCGCGGCACACTGCTCGACGACCGTCGGCACCGAAAGCTGCGCGCCACTGGACGTGAACGGACCGCTGTCCCCGCTGAAGTAGCGCGATGTTCTCCCCACGGGCGCGCCGACGTTAAAAGTGACCACCTGGTAATATCCTCCGCGTGCCGGTGAGAGCACCGGCTGGGAGGTAGCCATGTCCATTCGCAATGCCATCGTGGATCTCGTCCAGCGCCGAACCCTGCTGCCCGAGCGGCTCGATGCCGCACTGGCCGGGCCGGGCCGCGATGTCAGCGACCTGAC includes these proteins:
- a CDS encoding NADH:flavin oxidoreductase, with the protein product MTTDATSTARGPAVPDPFQPAKLGPVTLRNRIIKAATFEAATPNALVTDDLIRYHQLPAAGGVGMTTVAYCAVSPGGRTDGWQLWMRPDAIPGLRRLTDTIHGEGAAISAQIGHAGPVANARTNQATALAPVRLFNPLSMRFARKATRADIDAVMAAHANAARLAIEAGFDAVEVHLGHNYFASSFLSPLINRRTDEFGGSLENRAKVARGTVQAVREAVGDQIAVIAKLNMTDGVRGGIPLDESLQTAQWLQEDGALDALELTAGSSLVNPMYLFRGDAPVKEFAANFKPPISWGIRMSGHKFFREYPYREAYLLEQARQFRAELSMPLILLGGITNRDTMDLAMAEGFEFVAMGRALLAEPDLLNRIQSDRSVRSGCTHCNLCMPTIYSHTHCVVTGKPDSV
- a CDS encoding mycofactocin-coupled SDR family oxidoreductase — encoded protein: MGDFDGLVALITGGARGMGRSHAVALAEAGADIAICDRCADHDEIKYPLATEDDLATTAELVEATGRRCLTAKLSTSDRTALEGFVADVETEFGRLDIAVTNAGVSAIGFLPEVPSAQWDEVIGSNLTGTFNTIAAVAPGMKARGYGRIVTVSSMLGRSGNFGQAAYAASKWGVIGLTKVAAHDLGGFGITVNAVAPGNVETPMTFNDALFGAMRPDLDQPTLADVESVFASLHLQPVAFMKPAEITRAVMFLAHRDSVHITGTVLPVDAGATARLGS
- a CDS encoding glycoside hydrolase family 1 protein, coding for MKWIRVMLASAVVMSMAGCGTKQDAAKDESAQQSPAWDRSFYWGTATAGYQVEGDAPDSNWRRYVDRTAGKAHADPFGAVEPYKQADDFRHRYREDIANAHALGVNTFRFGVEWARVMPEPGKWNDKELAYYDDVVATLRANGMTPMITLMHWVYPGWITDRGGFLNNVAAFDDFAKAITKRYAGQGVLWVSINEPLAFGAMEVRTGGIKPDQFGTFLDRVADAHRAVYRAAHDADPKAKVTTNEAYIPPEVLAQFTGLGVKGIEGSFFDRVKDTLDYLGFDYYTGTAKDNPAASQSMAERWNIKLQPEDIYYVARHYAQRYPGLPIYVVENGMVTDNGKPRADGVTRSQHLSDTVFWLQRAKADGIPIIGYNYWSLLDNYEWGSYRPRFGLYSVDALGDPALRRVPTDAVPTYRQITRDGGTPPGYRPVIPAAHCSTTVGTESCAPLDVNGPLSPLK